The Bacteroides fragilis NCTC 9343 genome includes the window GATATCCACCTGAACTATAACAGTCAGGCGGGATTCTATAGTGCTTTTTCATCCAATCGTCCGGAAATAGCCTTGCCTTTCTATAAAACGATAGAGTTGCTGATACCCGAAGGAAGACGGCGGGCAAAGGAAGAAATGGGAATTATGCATCCATCATGGGAAGGAAAGTCTTGCAGGGGAATACTATTTCCTGTGGGGGCCTTGGGTATCGGGGTATTTTATAATTATTATTGGCAACAAACCATGAATGCTCCGTTCAATGTTCCTCTGTTCAGTTGGTATTATGAATACACCGGTGATTTGAACTTTTTACGGTATCGGGCGTATCCTTATATTCGTCTTTGTGGCGATTTTTATGAAGACTATATGCAGAAGGAGACATACGGCAAATCATATCGTTATACCATAACGACAGGAGGACACGAGGATTCGTGGGATCTGAACCCTCCTTCCGATTTAGCTTTTGTGAAACAGACGTTCGGTTTGTTAGTGAGGTACAGTAAGTTGTTGGGAGTAGATCAAAAACGACGGAAGAAATGGAACGACATTTTGTCTCATCTTCCGGAGTATAAGGTGATAATGCCGACCAAAACACCTAATCAAGGCTTGCCTGTCTATGCGAAGAACGAGGCCGGATGGGATTTGCCAAGCCATGCCATACAGCTGCATGCTGCCTATCCCTGTGAAATACTGAATTTACATTCGGACTCTACAGCCTTGCAGATAGCCCGAAACACATTGTATTATTATGAGGTTTCTCAAAAGGGATTTACCAATACGATGAACGAATTGGGATTGAGTGCTTTTGTGATGGGGGCCCGTATCAGATTTGATCCCGATCTCTTATTGGAAAATATGAAGACTTTGATAAAAACGGCCGGAACTAATTTTCTGATTATCGACGGGCATCATTGTACTGAGAAAACTGCTGTTATAGAGACGGTAAACTCAATGATGCTCCAAACGGTGGAGGGTGTCATCTATCTTTTTCCATGTTGGACACAAACACCGGCTGCGTTTACGAGGCTTAGAGCAAAAGGAGCCTTTCTCGTTTCTGCCGATTATGACGGAACGTCAGTGGGCGGTCTGAAAATCTTTAGTGAGAAAGGAGGTATATGCAGACTGAGCAATCCTTGGAGGGGAAGAAAACTTCGGGTCACCGAGAATGGAAAACCTGTCTCCGTGAAAGAACAAAACAATGTCTGTTCATTTATTACCCGAAAAGGAAGCACTTATACGATAGTAGGTCTTTAACGGTAAGAAGCGTCATTCTTTTGTGAGAACAAAAGTGGTACTAATGGAATATAAGTGCTGTCAATCAAAAAAAAAGCCGGAATGCAACACGATACATTCCGGCTTTACTTTCCTAATCAAACCTAATCTAACAAACCATTTATGAAGCTGTCCGGCCGCCGATTACCCGCATCGCTGCCGTGTAATATTCACATGGAACGGAAAGCAATATGCTGCCTATACCTTTGTCTTTCATAGCCACTTCGATAGATGCGGCTTTCAGGAGGCTTTTGACACTTGCTACTTCCCATGGACTGCCCGCGAACACTTCAATCTGAGAAATCTTTCTGCTTACTATCATTTGCTCTTAATTGTTTAATGGTTACGGATGCAAATATAGCAGGTTGTTTGTTCATTTAAGAACAATTTCTGTTCAGATTATAACACTTTTGTTGCAAACGTTTGCTCAATTTC containing:
- a CDS encoding glycosyl hydrolase family 95 catalytic domain-containing protein; this encodes MICITEKYNRLLNTHALNMKLKFLFLFLSYSLSIHSQNNLLYADSSKDSLFFEQKKALLTATWHKPFSYSSIQSNHTPLGPYMGNGDVGVVAFTSDNSQTLKISKVDFVTDGWTDWAGSGPAALPIGGVNITVNSPVYSGFVTVNRADPSGFSYQMDQLNSELRMTTATAQQVKMVSWMGVNENMIITELTTSSKTPVPISVDTYADNQSASYTTTAQVNGQIAQVTRQTKTDAVRWISCAGISTKIVGVMSKPECLSESMVRSNFQLTASDTVLVVVYVSGGGKGNDPQLPTAYNKLLTLNKADVTQLKMAKKAWWKDMWTRSYVETNDELLNRHYLSSIYLLASAYNEHSPVSGGMYGVWNMDDKMMYHGDIHLNYNSQAGFYSAFSSNRPEIALPFYKTIELLIPEGRRRAKEEMGIMHPSWEGKSCRGILFPVGALGIGVFYNYYWQQTMNAPFNVPLFSWYYEYTGDLNFLRYRAYPYIRLCGDFYEDYMQKETYGKSYRYTITTGGHEDSWDLNPPSDLAFVKQTFGLLVRYSKLLGVDQKRRKKWNDILSHLPEYKVIMPTKTPNQGLPVYAKNEAGWDLPSHAIQLHAAYPCEILNLHSDSTALQIARNTLYYYEVSQKGFTNTMNELGLSAFVMGARIRFDPDLLLENMKTLIKTAGTNFLIIDGHHCTEKTAVIETVNSMMLQTVEGVIYLFPCWTQTPAAFTRLRAKGAFLVSADYDGTSVGGLKIFSEKGGICRLSNPWRGRKLRVTENGKPVSVKEQNNVCSFITRKGSTYTIVGL
- a CDS encoding DUF2007-related protein; this translates as MIVSRKISQIEVFAGSPWEVASVKSLLKAASIEVAMKDKGIGSILLSVPCEYYTAAMRVIGGRTAS